The sequence TTTGCTGTGACCGCCTGCCCAAGGTTTCACCGGTGCCTGTCCCTCCGTCGACGGCGGGGAAGAGCTCGGATTCGGCGACGGGCTCGTCTGACCGCCGTTTTCCGATGCCGCCCAAGCGTACAGCGGTACCGCCAGCGCCAAAGCGAACACGGCACCGTACAACCATTTGGTTTTGCGCATGCACATCCCCTCCTGTTTCAGAATTGGTCGTTCCATGAACAGGATACCGCCGTTTCGTGAAAAGCCCCTTAAAAAATCATGGGAAATTATGAAATGTCGCCGAAACGGAACTGTTCGAGCGGTTCGTACATCGGTCGGCTGCCGAGACGGCTGCGATAAAGCGTCAGCCGGTCGACGATCCAAGAGAGATCGGGTGGGGTCGCACGGAGAAACGACGCGCCCCATCCGCGGTTTATCGCAGGTCGGCGCACCGCCGGTCCGATCGACGGGTCGCGATTGCGCGCGAGCGTCACATGAGGGCGAAACGGACGCGTCTCCTCGGGAAAACCGAGCGACGCCATACCGGCGTCCACCGCGGCAGCCAGACGGACCGGAACGCCGGCCGACGCCGGATCGCACGGTCGGACGCCCAGCCAGAGTACCCGAGGGGAACCGGCCGCCCCGAACGTCCCTGGCTTGTCCAATTCCAAACAAAACGGCGACGTCGCGGCCGCGATTTCCGCGAGCTCCTTCGCAATGGCGGGCAGGCGTTCCGCCGGTGTGTCGCCCAAGAATTTCAGCGTCACATGATAATCGTCGCGATGCACCCATCGCGCTTGCGGAAATTCGACGCGCCACGGCAGCGTCCATTCTTCGAGCGCCGTCTGCACGTCGCGCGGTATCGGCAAGGCGACGAATAGTCTCGACGTTTCGTCCATCGGTCGACCTCCGTTCATGCGTCGCCGAACGGAACGCGACGGTCCGTCAGGCGGATTTTAGGTTTATTTTAACATGAAACGCAATTTCGTTCGCAATAGCGGGGCCGAGGATGGTATGATAACATCATGATCGAGGCGTATAACAAGCCGAAAGAGGTGGGTCGTGTTGACGAAAACCGTCTACAATTTCAATCCAGGCCCCGCGGCACTTCCGCGGGAAGTGCTGGAACAGGCGCGCGACGAGTTGCTCGATTTCGCGGGAACCGGCATGTCGGTTATGGAAATTTCTCATCGCAGCGTCGAATACGAACGGCTGAACGATGAGTCGCGTGAGCGGATCCGCCGCCTGCTCGGCGTGCCCGCCGGTTACGAGGTGCTCTATTTGCAGGGCGGTGCAAGTTTGCAGTTTGCCATGGTACCGCTCAATTTGCTTGTACCGGGCAAAGTCGCCGACTACGTCTCCACCGGCAGCTGGTCGAACAAGGCGATTAAGGAAGCGCGCACCGTCGGCGAAGTCCGCATTGCCGCCTCGACGGAACAGGACGGATACCGTCGCGTGCCGGACGTCGGCGAAATCCGCCCGGGTCCCGATGCAGCCTACGTCCATCTGACCTCGAACGAAACGATCGGCGGCGTGCAGTTTCACGATTTTCCTGATACGGGAAGTGTACCGCTCGTCGCCGACATGTCCAGCGATTTCATGAGCCGGCCGGTCGACGTCGCGAAATTCGCCCTGATTTACGCCGGCGCCCAGAAAAACGTCGGCCCTGCCGGCGTGACCATTGTCATTGTCCGCGAGGACATCGCGCGGGAAAGCCCGAAACATTTGCCCGCCATGCTGCGGTACGATACGTTTTTGAAAAGCCGTTCGCTCTACAATACGCCGCCGGTGTTTGCCATTTATATGGTTAATCTCGTCCTGCAGTGGATCGAGCGGCAAGGCGGGTTAGAAGCCGTGGAGAAGCTAAACCGCCGAAAAGCGGACATGCTCTACGGCGCCATTGACCGAAGCGGCGGGTTTTACCGCGGTTTGGCCGAACGGGAAAGCCGGTCGACGGTCAACATCACGTTCGCCGTGCACGACCCGGCGTTGGAAAAGCAGTTCTTGAAGGAGGCGGAACAGCAAGGATTCGTCGGATTGCCCGGCCATCGAGAAGTCGGGCATGTACGGGTATCGGCCTACAATGCGGTGTCGGAAGAAAGTTGCAAGGCATTAGTAGAATTTATGGAAGATTTTCAGAGAAGATATGGGTGACTTTTTTTAAAGAGAACCGGTCCTGAAGGACCGGTTTTTCATTTAAAACTGTGGCGTTCCGAGGGGTGGCGTCCTGGAATGTCGTCGATCGTTCATTCGACAAAACTTCCCGGGGATCGACGACGGGAAGAAAAATCGAGTATGTGTGAAAGAATAGGCGATTAATATTGATGAAAGCGTTTTTTTAAAGGATCAAAATTTGTAGAGCGGAAACAGGAAATTCGGGAACGATGTCGAATGGGATAAGGTAAAAGCGAGGTTTTTGGGTTTGGATCGTACCTCGAAGGGATTGAAACGTCCCATTTTTTGGCGATCTTGTTATACAGGCATCTGAGTTTGGATCGTACCTCGAAGGGATTGAAACTCAGCTTTGTTCGACTTAGGGCAAATTGATTCGGCGTTTGGATCGTACCTCGAAGGGATTGAAACTTTGTTATGGCGGTAAACTGTTACCGCCATAACGCTGGGTTTGGATCGTACCTCGAAGGGATTGAAACTTCCTTCCTGCTCCGCCCATAATAGGGCAGCAGGAAGAGTTTGGATCGTACCTCGAAGGGATTGAAACTGGAAACCAACCAATCCTCAGCCTCTTTCCGCGTCCCGTGTTTGGATCGTACCTCGAAGGGATTGAAACCGGAGTTTACAAGCGTACCTTTTTTTACAAAGGTACGCGTTTGGATCGTACCTCGAAGGGATTGAAACAAGGAGTCCGCAATCGAACGCCATTTCGTCCGCGCCGGTTTGGATCGTACCTCGAAGGGATTGAAACAATCGTGCTCATCGACTGATGATTTTGGAAGAGGGCTTGTTTGGATCGTACCTCGAAGGGATTGAAACCAGGGGCAAATGTAACAGGTAACTGCCGTCTCCTCCGTTTGGATCGTACCTCGAAGGGATTGAAACGGTTGTAGCGTTTCCTATCAAAATGTTTGTTGTATTCCGTTTGGATCGTACCTCGAAGGGATTGAAACTCGACTGCGGATGTCGCCGCGTAGCAAACCGTCTACGTTTGGATCGTACCTCGAAGGGATTGAAACCCGAATTGCTTGGCCATGCCGATGAGCGGACGTTGCTTGTTTGGATCGTACCTCGAAGGGATTGAAACATCTTAATTCCATTTTTGGTGGGTATGATCCTATTTAGTTTGGATCGTACCTCGAAGGGATTGAAACATAAAACGGGGCTTTTATAAGAAAATAGAACAGGAGGAGGTTTGGATCGTACCTCGAAGGGATTGAAACTCAATCGCGGTTGGCTGAGCTGGAACAAAAACAAGCGTTTGGATCGTACCTCGAAGGGATTGAAACGCTGATTTTGTAAGGCATTTTGGTATAGAGGCTCTCCGTTTGGATCGTACCTCGAAGGGATTGAAACTCGGGCGACATCGTGGAGATCCGGCTCCTGGAGGAAGTTTGGATCGTACCTCGAAGGGATTGAAACTCGGATATTTGGGATCGGGTGAAAAGCAGTGTTTCGAGTTTGGATCGTACCTCGAAGGGATTGAAACTCAGGATGAAGTGAACCAAACCCATTATCACGTTGACGTTTGGATCGTACCTCGAAGGGATTGAAACCGGGAACGGGGTGACTGGTGATGGATCCGCGACTGGTGTTTGGATCGTACCTCGAAGGGATTGAAACTTCCGGGCCTCCGCGTGCGTCGTCGTCGCTGATTTTGGGTTTGGATCGTACCTCGAAGGGATTGAAACGCGGCCGGATCCGCGTCCAGGTCGCCGGTCATCGTTCGGTTTGGATCGTACCTCGAAGGGATTGAAACTGGGTGTCTGCTGCATGTCGCGATCTCATACGTCAGGTTTGGATCGTACCTCGAAGGGATTGAAACATTACGATTGATCGTCTGACTGTTGTTGCTGATGAGTTTGGATCGTACCTCGAAGGGATTGAAACGGAGTCCGTCTTCGAGGATACGTTTCCGGGTTTATGGTTTGGATCGTACCTCGAAGGGATTGAAACTCCTCCGTCCGGATATACTGCACGGATCCGGACGGAAGTTTGGATCGTACCTCGAAGGGATTGAAACTTCGAGTCGCCAGCCGGATCCAAAAAAAGTAAATAGGTTTGGATCGTACCTCGAAGGGATTGAAACCCTTAGAAAGGGATACTATCGATCCCGTTTTCGTTGTGGTTTGGATCGTACCTCGAAGGGATTGAAACTTTCAATTCGCCTTTAGCATATCATCCCCCCTTTCGCTGTTTGGATCGTACCTCGAAGGGATTGAAACCGGGGGCGGTCCAGGACTACGATTATGTCGTCTTGGACCGTTTGGATCGTACCTCGAAGGGATTGAAACAAGCCGAACTATCGAGGCCAATTTCCGGCCCCTCATCGTTTGGATCGTACCTCGAAGGGATTGAAACTTGCGCCTGAGCGCACATAATCGTCCAGTATCTTCGGTTTGGATCGTACCTCGAAGGGATTGAAACTATGAAAAAATATGATATTCAGTGAAAAACGGCAAAAGTTTGGATCGTACCTCGAAGGGATTGAAACAAGAACAGGCGGCAGATAGCCAAGATAATCCGATTCTGTTTGGATCGTACCTCGAAGGGATTGAAACTTGGCGCAGTTTTTTTCTCCTCCACAGTGCTCCACCAGTTTGGATCGTACCTCGAAGGGATTGAAACATGGTTTTTGTTTTTCGATTGTTCGGTTTAGTCTCGGGTTTGGATCGTACCTCGAAGGGATTGAAACGTCAAATGCCCCCCCAGACGATACACAGCTGAAAAGTTTGGATCGTACCTCGAAGGGATTGAAACGCCCAACGCGAGTTCGGGCTGCGTCAAAAGCAGCTTGGTTTGGATCGTACCTCGAAGGGATTGAAACCCGTTGTCATGGCTTCCTCCCTTTCTCCGCCGGTATTGTTTGGATCGTACCTCGAAGGGATTGAAACAGGCGCGGGAGGTTCGGCTTCCGCCTCGACAACAACCCCGTTTGGATCGTACCTCGAAGGGATTGAAACAAGCTTGGCCGGATCGACGACACCGGTTACCGTATCCGTTTGGATCGTACCTCGAAGGGATTGAAACAGGTGCTCATCGACAACAAGAACGGCCGCGTCTGGGAGTTTGGATCGTACCTCGAAGGGATTGAAACGCGGGCGAAGCGGAAGTCCATTTCGAGCTTCCGCTTTGTTTGGATCGTACCTCGAAGGGATTGAAACTTGGGGCGCGTGGTGGTAATATTGACGTCCAGTATAGGCGTTTGGATCGTACCTCGAAGGGATTGAAACTCAAAACAACAAGCAGGTTCCGGGTGTCGACCCGGAAGTTTGGATCGTACCTCGAAGGGATTGAAACGCCCGCAGTCGTCCCGGTCGCAGCTCCACCGGCCGCAGTTTGGATCGTACCTCGAAGGGATTGAAACGCGTCCATGTCCAAATCGGCATACAAAAACTTGAGCGTTTGGATCGTACCTCGAAGGGATTGAAACCCCCGTCCATTCGATCGAGGACGGGGAGGTGGAAATGTTTGGATCGTACCTCGAAGGGATTGAAACTTGTATTTTTATGGAAACAAAAAATAAAAAAAAGAAGGTTTGGATCGTACCTCGAAGGGATTGAAACTTGTTATAAAAAGAAAGAGAGACGGCTTTCTTAATATCCTTACTTCCTATTCAATAAATTTCAGTAAATTACAAAAATATCTATTGTGCATTCGCATTTTTCACAACCACGCATTCGGAAAACCATTCGAATCCCAAACGCCAAGTTCCCCGACTTAGAGCGGCCGTTCCAACAGACGGAAAAGGCGATCGTCCTGCGATTCGATATAATTATTCTGCTTGCCCCCCTCTTGACTCCGCGCGTTTTCCCCGTCCCCGTTGCTCTGTGCTATAATCAACTTTTGAGGTGACTGCTGCATTGCCGTTTCACATCGTTCTCGTCGAACCGGAGATCCCGGCGAACACCGGCAACATTTCGCGCACGTGCGCGGCGACGGGGGCCTGGTTGCATCTCGTCAAGCCGCTCGGCTTCCGCATCGACGATCGTGAGCTGAAACGCGCCGGACTGGACTACTGGCCGGCGGTGAAGCTTGAAGTACACGAACATTTCGGTGAAGTCCGGGAAAAATTGTCTGGAGCGCGTTTCTTTTATACGTCGACCAAAGGGCTTGTTCCTTATACGGAGTTCAGGTATCGTCCGGGCGACGTTTTTGTATTCGGCAAGGAAACGAAAGGGCTACCCGAAGAACTGTTGCGTGAGAACATGGATTGCGTCATTCGCATTCCGATGGGGACGGCGGTCCGTTCACTCAACCTGTCGAATGCTGTCGCCATTGTGCTTTACGAGGCGCTGCGGCAGA is a genomic window of Candidatus Reconcilbacillus cellulovorans containing:
- a CDS encoding 2'-5' RNA ligase; this translates as MDETSRLFVALPIPRDVQTALEEWTLPWRVEFPQARWVHRDDYHVTLKFLGDTPAERLPAIAKELAEIAAATSPFCLELDKPGTFGAAGSPRVLWLGVRPCDPASAGVPVRLAAAVDAGMASLGFPEETRPFRPHVTLARNRDPSIGPAVRRPAINRGWGASFLRATPPDLSWIVDRLTLYRSRLGSRPMYEPLEQFRFGDIS
- a CDS encoding tRNA (uridine(34)/cytosine(34)/5-carboxymethylaminomethyluridine(34)-2'-O)-methyltransferase TrmL, coding for MPFHIVLVEPEIPANTGNISRTCAATGAWLHLVKPLGFRIDDRELKRAGLDYWPAVKLEVHEHFGEVREKLSGARFFYTSTKGLVPYTEFRYRPGDVFVFGKETKGLPEELLRENMDCVIRIPMGTAVRSLNLSNAVAIVLYEALRQTGFPGLVLRGKGVDGTDADEDGADTGMGDNGPAGAAGRSLSGTAGTDAF
- a CDS encoding phosphoserine transaminase, which codes for MTKTVYNFNPGPAALPREVLEQARDELLDFAGTGMSVMEISHRSVEYERLNDESRERIRRLLGVPAGYEVLYLQGGASLQFAMVPLNLLVPGKVADYVSTGSWSNKAIKEARTVGEVRIAASTEQDGYRRVPDVGEIRPGPDAAYVHLTSNETIGGVQFHDFPDTGSVPLVADMSSDFMSRPVDVAKFALIYAGAQKNVGPAGVTIVIVREDIARESPKHLPAMLRYDTFLKSRSLYNTPPVFAIYMVNLVLQWIERQGGLEAVEKLNRRKADMLYGAIDRSGGFYRGLAERESRSTVNITFAVHDPALEKQFLKEAEQQGFVGLPGHREVGHVRVSAYNAVSEESCKALVEFMEDFQRRYG